From a single Ailuropoda melanoleuca isolate Jingjing chromosome 12, ASM200744v2, whole genome shotgun sequence genomic region:
- the CA7 gene encoding carbonic anhydrase 7: MTGHHGWGYGQNDVSLGCRGREKRQRREPDGLNMGPGQAPHSGTSCIPLPRETARPINIVSSQAVYSPSLKPLELSYEACISLSIANNGHSVQVDFNDSDDRTVVTGGPLDGPYRLKQFHFHWGKKHSVGSEHTVDGKSFPSELHLVHWNAKKYSTFGEAASAPDGLAVVGVFLETGDEHPSMNRLTDALYMVRFKGTKAQFSCFNPKCLLPASRHYWTYPGSLTTPPLSESVTWIVLREPISISERQMEKFRSLLFTSEDDERIHMVNNFRPPQPLKGRVVKASFRA; the protein is encoded by the exons ATGACCGGCCACCACGGCTGGGGCTACGGCCAGAACGACG tttccttaggatgcagaggaagggagaagaggcagaggcgAGAGCCAGATGGCTTGAATATGGGTCCGGGGCAG GCCCCTCACAGTGGCACAAGCTGTATCCCATTGCCCAGGGAGACCGCCAGACCAATCAATATTGTGTCCAGCCAGGCTGTGTACTCGCCCAGCCTGAAGCCACTGGAGCTTTCCTATGAGGCCTGCATATCCCTCAGCATTGCCAACAATGGGCACTCTGTCCAGGTGGACTTCAATGACAGTGATGACCGAACTG TGGTGACTGGGGGGCCCTTGGATGGGCCGTACCGGCTCAAGCAGTTCCATTTCCACTGGGGCAAGAAGCACAGTGTGGGCTCAGAGCACACGGTAGATGGCAAGTCATTCCCCAGCGAG CTGCACCTTGTTCATTGGAACGCCAAGAAATACAGCACGTTTGGGGAGGCAGCCTCAGCACCTGATGGCCTGGCTGTGGTTGGGGTCTTCTTGGAG ACAGGGGATGAGCACCCCAGCATGAACCGTCTGACAGATGCACTCTACATGGTTCGGTTTAAG ggaaCCAAGGCCCAGTTCAGCTGCTTCAACCCCAAGTGCCTCCTGCCTGCCAGCCGGCACTACTGGACCTACCCGGGCTCCCTGACGACACCCCCACTGAGTGAGAGTGTCACCTGGATCGTGCTCCGGGAACCTATCAGCATCTCTGAGAGGCAG ATGGAAAAGTTCCGGAGCCTGCTTTTCACCTCAGAGGACGATGAGAGGATCCACATGGTGAACAACTTCCGGCCGCCACAGCCACTGAAGGGCCGTGTGGTCAAGGCCTCTTTCCGGGCTTGA
- the PDP2 gene encoding pyruvate dehydrogenase [acetyl-transferring]-phosphatase 2, mitochondrial yields the protein MSNTLPFWILKNSARNSIATLQGGRRLYSRCASNRNKSRWRLFSQVPGTGKSSVPCSFFALQKAYRHTSTEEDDFQLQLSPQQVNEVLRAGESAHKILDLVSGVPNSVLRFESNQLAANSPVEDRRGIASCLQTNGLMFGIFDGHGGHACAQAVSERLFYYVAVSLMSQQTLERMEGAMESMKPLLPILHWFKHPGGSIYKDVTSVHLDHLRVYWQELLDLHMEMGLNIKEALMHSFQRLDSDISLEVQAPLEDEMTRNLSLQVAFSGATACMAHVDGVHLHVANAGDCRAILGVQEDNGMWSSLPLTCDHNAWNPAELSRLKREHPESEDRTVIVDHRLLGVLMPCRAFGDVQLKWSRELQHSVLERGCDTEALNVYQLSPPHYYTPPYLTAKPEVTYHRLRPQDKFLVLASDGLWDVLGNEEVVRLVVEHLAEAGQHKPDLAQRPANLGLMQSLLLQRKAQGLGAADQNAATRLIRHAIGTNEYGEMEPERLTAMLTLPEDLARMYRDDITVTVVYFNSDSIDAYYKGAERLPYGQG from the coding sequence ATGTCAAATACTTTGCCCTTCTGGATCTTAAAAAATTCTGCAAGGAACAGCATTGCCACGTTACAGGGGGGCAGACGTTTATATTCAAGGTGTGCctcaaatagaaataaatcaagATGGAGACTCTTTTCCCAGGTACCAGGCACTGGAAAAAGCAGTGTCCCATGCAGTTTCTTTGCTCTGCAGAAAGCCTACAGACACACATCAACAGAGGAAGATGATTTTCAGTTGCAGCTCAGCCCTCAGCAGGTAAATGAAGTGCTGCGAGCCGGTGAGTCGGCCCACAAGATTCTTGACCTCGTCAGTGGAGTCCCAAATTCGGTGTTACGGTTTGAGAGCAACCAGCTGGCTGCCAATTCCCCAGTGGAAGACCGGCGAGGTATCGCCTCCTGCCTGCAGACCAACGGGCTGATGTTTGGCATCTTTGACGGACACGGTGGCCATGCGTGTGCTCAAGCTGTGAGCGAGAGGCTCTTCTACTACGTGGCCGTGTCCCTGATGTCCCAGCAGACCCTGGAGCGGATGGAGGGAGCCATGGAAAGCATGAAGCCCCTGCTGCCCATCCTGCATTGGTTCAAGCACCCAGGGGGCAGTATCTACAAGGATGTCACGTCAGTACACCTCGATCACCTCCGCGTCTACTGGCAGGAGCTCCTTGATCTGCACATGGAAATGGGACTCAACATTAAGGAAGCATTAATGCACTCCTTCCAGAGACTGGATTCTGACATCTCTCTGGAagtccaggcgcccctggaagatgAGATGACAAGGAACCTTTCACTCCAGGTCGCCTTCTCTGGGGCAACAGCTTGCATGGCCCATGTGGATGGAGTTCACTTGCATGTGGCAAACGCTGGTGACTGTCGGGCCATCCTTGGGGTCCAGGAGGACAATGGCATGTGGTCTTCTCTACCCCTGACCTGCGACCACAATGCCTGGAACCCGGCTGAGCTGTCACGGCTGAAGAGGGAGCACCCTGAATCAGAGGACAGGACGGTCATTGTGGACCACAGGCTGCTGGGTGTCCTCATGCCCTGCAGGGCCTTCGGGGACGTCCAGCTGAAGTGGAGTAGAGAGCTACAGCACAGTGTCCTGGAGAGAGGCTGCGACACCGAGGCCCTCAACGTTTACCAGCTCAGCCCCCCGCACTACTATACTCCACCCTACCTGACTGCCAAGCCCGAGGTCACCTACCATCGGCTGAGGCCCCAGGATAAGTTCCTCGTGCTGGCCTCGGATGGCCTGTGGGATGTGCTAGGCAACGAGGAAGTGGTGAGGCTGGTGGTGGAGCACCTGGCCGAAGCGGGTCAGCACAAGCCGGACCTGGCCCAGAGACCTGCCAACCTGGGGCTCATGCAGAGCCTGCTGCTGCAGAGGAAGGCCCAGGGGCTCGGCGCAGCTGACCAAAACGCGGCCACGCGTCTCATCCGACATGCCATAGGGACCAATGAGTACGGGGAGATGGAGCCGGAGCGGCTAACAGCGATGCTGACGTTGCCAGAGGACTTGGCGAGGATGTACAGGGATGACATCACTGTCACGGTGGTGTATTTTAACTCAGACTCAATAGACGCATATTACAAGGGGGCCGAGAGGCTCCCATATGGCCAAGGTTAA